In Qipengyuania psychrotolerans, one DNA window encodes the following:
- a CDS encoding thioredoxin domain-containing protein, with protein sequence MDPIEIMKFAKPALLAAATALIAIPATAQERSSAFEKRTGNWNTVVSEKEGGHVIGNPEAEARLVEFMSYTCSHCADFARSGEGAIKLLYVPGGKVSYEIRHLIRDPVDLTAALAAQCGGPEKFFANHTALLTRYPDWMAKARSMTQAQMARWNFGSFSSRAQAIASDLDFYEIMQGRGYSRVDLDACLTNEAKAEAIAAQSNADIKKYGLRGTPTFFMGGKQIDAHDWPTLQPHLDALYR encoded by the coding sequence ATGGACCCGATTGAAATTATGAAGTTTGCCAAGCCCGCATTGCTAGCTGCAGCGACCGCCCTCATTGCGATCCCTGCCACCGCACAAGAACGCTCTTCCGCGTTCGAGAAACGCACCGGGAACTGGAACACGGTCGTTTCCGAAAAGGAGGGCGGCCACGTCATCGGGAATCCCGAAGCGGAGGCCCGGCTGGTTGAATTCATGAGCTACACCTGCTCGCACTGCGCCGATTTTGCCCGCTCGGGCGAAGGTGCGATCAAGCTTCTGTACGTGCCGGGCGGCAAGGTCAGCTACGAGATTCGCCATCTGATCCGCGATCCCGTCGATCTGACCGCTGCGCTCGCCGCGCAATGCGGGGGCCCGGAAAAGTTCTTTGCCAATCACACCGCATTGCTGACCAGATATCCCGACTGGATGGCCAAGGCCCGCAGCATGACCCAGGCGCAAATGGCACGGTGGAACTTCGGATCATTCAGCTCGCGGGCGCAGGCGATTGCCAGCGATCTCGACTTTTACGAAATCATGCAAGGGCGCGGATATTCGCGGGTCGATCTCGACGCCTGCCTGACCAACGAGGCCAAGGCGGAAGCTATTGCGGCGCAAAGCAACGCCGATATCAAGAAGTACGGCCTGCGCGGCACGCCGACCTTCTTCATGGGCGGAAAACAAATCGATGCACACGACTGGCCGACTCTCCAGCCGCACCTCGATGCGCTTTATCGCTAA
- a CDS encoding DUF721 domain-containing protein, producing the protein MSEAEMESDKPKPVKKPRKAGKPYERPRGGAAKAISDLMPQIGRPAFRRFGFVQSSIISRWPEIVGDTHSRVCTPEMIRFPMGEKSEGILELVVKPAHAPLIQQVLPEIIERVNRFFGYRAVARIKLRQGAVKPPEAKRVKAPPSLKPIPMQLGDSLRDVGDPELRAVLESLARGIGTQDENGPD; encoded by the coding sequence ATGAGCGAGGCCGAAATGGAAAGCGACAAGCCCAAACCCGTGAAAAAGCCCCGCAAGGCAGGCAAGCCTTACGAGCGCCCGCGCGGAGGTGCGGCAAAGGCGATTTCCGATCTCATGCCCCAGATCGGCAGACCGGCCTTCAGGCGCTTTGGATTTGTCCAGTCCTCGATCATCAGCCGGTGGCCTGAAATCGTCGGCGATACGCACTCCCGTGTCTGCACGCCGGAAATGATCCGTTTCCCGATGGGCGAAAAGTCCGAAGGCATTCTCGAACTCGTCGTCAAGCCGGCCCATGCACCGCTTATCCAGCAAGTGCTGCCGGAAATTATCGAACGGGTTAATCGCTTTTTCGGCTACCGCGCAGTGGCCCGGATCAAGCTTCGGCAAGGTGCGGTTAAGCCTCCGGAGGCGAAGCGGGTTAAAGCTCCGCCTTCACTCAAGCCGATCCCCATGCAATTGGGGGACAGCTTGCGCGATGTCGGCGACCCGGAATTGCGTGCCGTGCTCGAATCGTTGGCGCGCGGTATCGGAACCCAGGATGAGAATGGACCCGATTGA
- a CDS encoding A/G-specific adenine glycosylase — protein MAASISDILLDWYDRHARDLPWRARPGSPATEPYRVWLSEVMLQQTTVAAVKPYFEKFTARWPTVEALAAAPEEDVMAAWAGLGYYSRARNLVKASVAISELGTFPDTEDALKKLPGLGDYTAAAVAAIAFGRRAVVVDANVERVVSRLFEITTPLPASRKEIRTRADTITPSDRSGDFAQAMMDLGATICTNRNPRCLLCPLSDRCQARASGDPARLPAKQPKKAKPVRQGQAYWIEREDAVWLVTRQGTGMLGGMRALPDDGWSARGDGSGDPPHEGDWKPAGMVTHTFTHFTVELSVLAHTNSPQPVGEGEWWPLEKVEDAGLPTLFAKAARLVTA, from the coding sequence GTGGCCGCCAGCATCTCCGATATTCTTCTCGACTGGTACGATAGGCACGCCCGCGATTTGCCGTGGCGCGCGCGCCCGGGTTCGCCGGCGACAGAGCCCTACAGGGTGTGGCTGTCAGAGGTCATGTTGCAGCAGACCACCGTTGCTGCGGTAAAGCCATACTTCGAGAAGTTCACTGCCCGGTGGCCGACCGTAGAAGCGCTCGCCGCCGCTCCTGAAGAGGACGTCATGGCGGCGTGGGCAGGGCTCGGATATTATTCGCGGGCACGCAATCTGGTGAAAGCATCGGTAGCAATCAGCGAATTGGGCACTTTTCCCGATACTGAAGATGCGCTCAAAAAGTTGCCTGGCCTGGGAGACTATACCGCGGCAGCCGTGGCTGCGATCGCCTTTGGTCGGCGCGCGGTCGTCGTGGATGCAAATGTCGAGCGAGTGGTCTCGCGGCTGTTCGAGATAACCACTCCGCTTCCCGCATCTCGCAAGGAAATCCGGACGAGAGCGGACACGATCACGCCCTCTGACAGATCTGGCGATTTCGCGCAGGCCATGATGGATCTGGGTGCGACGATCTGCACCAATCGAAACCCAAGGTGCCTGCTGTGTCCGCTATCGGACCGGTGCCAGGCGCGTGCGTCAGGTGACCCTGCGCGGCTTCCGGCGAAACAGCCCAAGAAAGCCAAGCCGGTGCGGCAAGGACAGGCCTATTGGATCGAACGGGAGGATGCAGTCTGGCTCGTCACGCGGCAAGGCACCGGAATGCTTGGCGGGATGCGGGCGCTGCCGGACGATGGCTGGTCGGCGCGCGGAGACGGATCAGGCGATCCGCCGCATGAGGGCGACTGGAAGCCTGCCGGAATGGTCACGCATACATTCACGCATTTCACGGTCGAACTTTCCGTGCTCGCGCATACAAACTCGCCTCAACCTGTGGGCGAGGGCGAATGGTGGCCGCTTGAAAAGGTGGAAGATGCCGGACTGCCGACGCTGTTTGCGAAAGCTGCCCGGCTGGTGACTGCCTAG
- a CDS encoding serine hydrolase domain-containing protein, with product MAYREFANSELSRRSLLRGGAWLTAGAALAGMPMGRMAMAHSDAASWPKVSAMVQKYVSEGKVANMSAALGWGQGDPTLIARGTLALGGSTPADLDSLYRIYSMTKPVTGMATMMLIEQGKLGLDQPLAETLPAFSNMMVQKTYDGSVTDLVPAERPITIRHLLTHTAGLGYSIIQKGPIRDQYVKYGVVPGQVTRLPIPGLGREEAIRGLDKFANNLAQLPLVLQPGSKWSYSVGLDLLGRVIEVASGMSFDEFLRTQIFEPAGMSSTFFRVPQSEVARFTTNYGIMGGTPLPLDPARASIYLDDPAFPFGGAGLVSSPRDYDRFLQMLLGYGEIDGKRVMSEAAVKLGTSNLLPESADISGTWIEGQGFGAGGRVSDGAYGWGGAAGTVAFVSYKANLRASLYTQYMPSEAYPIHSAFPDAVQADLMAMAGA from the coding sequence ATGGCCTACCGCGAATTCGCGAATTCTGAACTTTCCCGTCGTTCACTCCTTCGCGGCGGTGCCTGGCTCACAGCGGGTGCGGCATTGGCTGGTATGCCGATGGGCCGCATGGCGATGGCACACAGCGATGCGGCAAGCTGGCCGAAAGTGTCGGCCATGGTCCAGAAGTATGTGTCTGAAGGCAAGGTCGCGAATATGTCAGCGGCGCTCGGTTGGGGTCAGGGTGATCCCACGCTGATCGCGCGCGGCACGCTTGCATTGGGCGGATCTACCCCTGCCGATCTCGATAGCCTCTATCGTATCTATTCCATGACCAAGCCGGTTACCGGCATGGCCACCATGATGCTGATCGAGCAGGGAAAGCTCGGCCTTGATCAGCCGCTGGCCGAGACGCTCCCAGCCTTTTCCAACATGATGGTCCAGAAAACCTATGACGGGTCAGTCACCGATCTCGTGCCTGCAGAGCGCCCGATCACCATTCGTCACCTGCTGACCCACACCGCCGGCCTGGGCTACTCGATCATCCAGAAGGGCCCGATCCGCGACCAGTATGTTAAATACGGTGTCGTTCCCGGCCAGGTAACGCGTTTGCCGATCCCTGGCCTCGGCCGCGAGGAAGCGATCAGGGGCCTCGACAAATTTGCCAACAACCTCGCCCAGCTTCCGCTTGTCCTGCAGCCAGGCAGCAAATGGAGCTATTCGGTCGGTCTCGACCTTCTGGGCCGTGTGATCGAAGTCGCCAGCGGCATGAGCTTCGACGAATTCCTGCGCACTCAGATTTTCGAGCCCGCAGGGATGAGCAGCACTTTCTTCCGCGTACCGCAGAGCGAAGTTGCGCGGTTCACGACCAATTACGGCATCATGGGCGGAACACCGTTGCCGCTCGACCCCGCTCGAGCATCGATTTACCTCGACGATCCTGCCTTCCCGTTTGGCGGCGCCGGACTGGTGTCCAGCCCGCGCGATTACGACCGCTTCCTGCAGATGCTGCTGGGGTATGGTGAAATCGACGGCAAACGCGTGATGAGCGAAGCGGCGGTTAAGCTGGGGACTTCCAACCTTCTGCCCGAAAGCGCGGATATCAGCGGCACATGGATCGAAGGCCAGGGCTTCGGTGCTGGCGGACGCGTTTCGGACGGTGCCTATGGCTGGGGCGGTGCTGCCGGCACAGTCGCGTTCGTCAGCTACAAGGCGAACCTGCGCGCCAGCCTGTACACGCAGTACATGCCGTCTGAAGCCTATCCCATTCATTCTGCATTTCCCGACGCGGTGCAAGCAGACTTGATGGCAATGGCTGGGGCGTAA
- the nudC gene encoding NAD(+) diphosphatase, whose protein sequence is MLSFTGSRLDRADHVRADPERLAGYMNWKAKLLALDGLMPSMGDDGRLVWGTLVDAPEDAELVFLGLDEGKACFAAVPPRGDASPRMANPALWSLMATLQPDDLALYGGARSIVDWHARHRFCAQCGGDTKLAKGGWQRDCTACGASHFPRTDPVTIMLVEYEDRLMLGRGLGWPEGSFSALAGFVEPGESIEEGVAREVFEESGVRVRDVTYVASQPWPFPSQLMIGCHSHADDDALTIDETEMAEINWYTRDEVKAALAGDGPFKAPPPHAIAHHLMHWWIHK, encoded by the coding sequence ATGCTGTCGTTCACCGGTTCGCGCCTCGACCGCGCCGATCATGTCCGCGCCGATCCGGAGCGGCTGGCAGGCTATATGAACTGGAAGGCCAAGCTGCTCGCGCTCGATGGGCTGATGCCCTCGATGGGCGATGACGGCCGGTTGGTCTGGGGCACATTGGTCGATGCGCCAGAGGATGCAGAACTGGTGTTCCTCGGCCTGGACGAAGGGAAAGCCTGCTTTGCTGCCGTCCCGCCGCGCGGTGATGCCAGCCCGCGTATGGCGAACCCGGCGCTATGGTCGCTCATGGCCACTCTCCAGCCGGACGATCTGGCGCTCTATGGCGGTGCGCGCAGTATCGTCGACTGGCATGCGCGCCACCGTTTCTGCGCGCAATGCGGCGGCGATACCAAGCTGGCCAAGGGCGGCTGGCAGCGTGACTGTACCGCATGCGGTGCCAGCCATTTCCCGCGCACCGACCCGGTCACGATCATGCTGGTGGAATACGAAGACCGCCTGATGCTCGGTCGCGGCCTCGGCTGGCCCGAAGGCAGTTTTTCAGCGCTCGCAGGTTTTGTCGAACCCGGTGAAAGTATCGAGGAAGGCGTTGCCCGCGAAGTGTTCGAGGAAAGCGGCGTGCGCGTTCGCGACGTGACCTATGTCGCCAGCCAGCCTTGGCCGTTTCCCAGCCAGTTGATGATCGGCTGTCATTCCCATGCCGATGACGATGCCCTGACAATCGACGAAACCGAAATGGCCGAGATCAACTGGTACACAAGGGACGAGGTGAAAGCCGCGCTCGCCGGTGATGGCCCGTTCAAAGCGCCGCCGCCCCATGCTATAGCGCATCACCTGATGCATTGGTGGATCCACAAATGA
- a CDS encoding DsbA family oxidoreductase — protein MSQPRKLTIDIWSDVMCPWCLVGWGNLSQALDQLDGEIEADVRWHAFELNPDMPEEGEERTAHIARKYGRTIEQSRDVQGQMRTAAEAAGVSLDYEGDDPAPDAMMWNTFEAHKLLTWTAEQHGAAKQTQLKLALFKAHFNERRRIGEREVLLYLAEKVGLDRAAASAALDDEEVAHKTRAEERAAWDMNISGVPAMILEGRFMVPGAQPPEAYANALRRVAEKTAAAT, from the coding sequence ATGAGCCAGCCGCGAAAACTCACGATCGACATCTGGTCCGATGTCATGTGCCCCTGGTGCCTGGTCGGCTGGGGCAATCTGTCACAGGCGCTGGATCAGCTGGACGGAGAGATCGAGGCGGATGTGCGCTGGCACGCTTTCGAACTCAATCCCGACATGCCCGAGGAGGGCGAGGAGCGTACCGCTCACATCGCTCGCAAATATGGCCGAACGATCGAGCAGTCACGCGATGTGCAGGGGCAGATGCGCACGGCTGCCGAAGCTGCGGGTGTCTCGCTCGATTACGAGGGTGATGACCCTGCGCCCGATGCGATGATGTGGAACACTTTCGAAGCGCACAAGCTGCTCACTTGGACCGCCGAGCAGCATGGCGCAGCCAAGCAGACCCAGCTCAAACTTGCCCTGTTCAAGGCGCATTTCAATGAACGCCGCCGGATCGGCGAACGGGAAGTGCTCCTGTATCTGGCCGAAAAGGTGGGCCTCGACCGAGCCGCTGCGTCAGCTGCGCTCGATGACGAAGAGGTCGCCCACAAAACCCGGGCAGAAGAGCGCGCGGCCTGGGACATGAACATCAGCGGGGTCCCTGCGATGATCTTGGAGGGCCGATTCATGGTACCCGGTGCCCAGCCGCCCGAAGCCTATGCCAACGCACTGCGGCGGGTGGCGGAGAAGACTGCGGCGGCCACTTGA
- a CDS encoding YjiH family protein: protein MSALAIFFQIGPEWIWGENTGNVVLNDLYVPGLVTIGIACLVLPFITEFGLMDYVGVLVQRPFRALFRVPGRSAIDATASWLGGSSVGVIVTAQQYESGQYSAREAAIIATNFSIVSIAFCYVIVDVLRLEAYFLPFYGVLTLTGIICAVIMARIPPLSRKPDTYLVEGQALDTPIGEGSSRSRALDAALKKASSAPPSSKMAKGVAINILDIWLGLIPAGIFIALVAVVLAEYTPIFAIISQPFVPLLSTLSVESPVEAAPAMVIGFAEMFLPALTAADIPSIATRFVVAVVSVGQLIFMSEVGILMLKSSLPLNLLDLVVIFLLRTLILLPMAVIAAAIIF from the coding sequence GTGAGTGCCCTTGCCATATTCTTCCAGATAGGGCCGGAGTGGATCTGGGGAGAGAATACCGGCAACGTCGTCCTGAACGATCTTTACGTGCCGGGGCTCGTGACCATCGGCATCGCCTGCCTGGTTCTTCCATTCATAACCGAATTCGGATTGATGGATTATGTCGGAGTGTTGGTCCAACGTCCTTTCAGGGCCCTATTCCGCGTTCCCGGACGCAGTGCCATCGACGCGACCGCATCCTGGCTCGGTGGGAGCTCCGTCGGCGTCATCGTGACCGCGCAGCAATATGAAAGCGGTCAATATTCCGCGCGAGAGGCTGCGATCATCGCCACGAACTTCTCAATCGTGTCCATCGCTTTCTGCTACGTCATCGTCGATGTCCTGCGACTGGAAGCCTACTTTCTTCCCTTCTATGGAGTCCTGACGCTTACGGGCATCATCTGCGCGGTAATCATGGCCCGCATCCCGCCGCTGAGCCGGAAGCCAGATACTTATCTCGTGGAGGGTCAGGCATTAGATACTCCTATCGGCGAAGGGAGTTCACGATCGCGTGCGCTTGATGCGGCCTTGAAGAAGGCATCCAGCGCCCCTCCCTCTTCCAAAATGGCCAAGGGCGTCGCCATCAACATCCTGGATATTTGGCTGGGCCTGATACCTGCTGGGATCTTCATCGCGCTCGTCGCCGTGGTGTTGGCTGAATACACACCGATTTTTGCCATCATCAGTCAGCCATTTGTCCCGCTGCTCTCGACGCTGAGTGTGGAAAGTCCTGTAGAGGCGGCACCTGCAATGGTGATCGGTTTCGCAGAGATGTTCCTGCCTGCGCTGACTGCCGCGGACATCCCATCGATAGCTACGCGATTTGTCGTTGCTGTCGTCTCGGTCGGCCAACTTATCTTCATGTCCGAGGTGGGTATTCTGATGCTGAAATCGTCGCTGCCGCTGAACTTGCTCGACCTCGTGGTGATCTTCCTGCTCCGCACCCTCATCCTGCTACCGATGGCGGTAATTGCCGCTGCGATTATTTTCTAG
- a CDS encoding DUF1489 family protein, which produces MPLNLTKIAFGAQTYGEIESWYAARRSPNLTTRYRPTKWEQCIGGSLYWIHQHSIVARSEILGFSETPDGRWSIDLKPELVRVMPRPKRAHQGWRYLKGDPPRDLEEGEDIGDALPGKLAGKLERLGLI; this is translated from the coding sequence ATGCCGCTTAACCTGACCAAAATCGCCTTCGGTGCGCAAACTTATGGCGAAATCGAAAGCTGGTATGCTGCGCGGCGCAGTCCCAACCTGACCACTCGCTATAGACCCACCAAGTGGGAACAATGCATTGGCGGCTCGCTTTACTGGATCCACCAGCACAGCATCGTCGCGCGCAGTGAAATACTGGGCTTTAGCGAAACCCCCGATGGCCGCTGGTCGATCGACCTGAAGCCCGAACTGGTCCGCGTCATGCCCCGCCCCAAGCGCGCCCACCAAGGCTGGCGTTACCTCAAGGGTGACCCCCCAAGGGATCTCGAAGAGGGCGAGGACATTGGCGATGCGCTGCCCGGCAAGCTCGCCGGAAAGCTGGAGCGGCTAGGGTTGATCTGA
- the mgtE gene encoding magnesium transporter, producing the protein MAEDKRPDEYEDVILAPEAQDEGARPDDRIDDERMDEENTLKREFVRSVDDALEAGDTARVYDLVEPLHPADVADLLELFDRDERHQLAAAITDLMTSDVVAELNDYVREEMMEALPADAVAQIAEQLETDDAVQLIEDLDEVDQQAILAELEPEDRMAIQSALSYPEETAGRLMNRDFVAVPEHITVGDLIDFLREGRELPEDFFEVFVVDQRHHPVGTCNLSWILRTPRNISLGDVMKRDQTLIPAMLDQEEVALMFQKYGLISAAVVDEDGRLVGQMTVDDIVHIIAEEAGEDALLMSGAGEGDINEPIREAYSSRVRWLVANLGTALVASLIIAAFGSAIEKLVALAVLMPIVASIGGNAGTQTMAVTVRAIAMNQLTRSNTGRILMREFRVAMLNGATIAVLIGAATAVIFTPLLGAVIALAMIINVAIAGLAGVLVPVAFDRLDQDPAVASSVFVTMITDSMGFFAFLGLAVVMGVV; encoded by the coding sequence ATGGCGGAGGACAAGCGCCCTGATGAGTATGAAGACGTAATCCTGGCCCCCGAGGCGCAGGACGAAGGCGCACGTCCCGACGACCGTATCGACGACGAACGGATGGACGAAGAGAACACGCTCAAGCGCGAGTTCGTCCGGTCAGTCGACGATGCCCTGGAGGCCGGTGATACGGCTAGGGTCTACGATCTTGTCGAACCGCTGCATCCCGCTGACGTGGCCGACCTGCTCGAGCTGTTCGACCGCGACGAACGGCACCAGCTTGCCGCTGCAATTACAGATCTGATGACCTCCGACGTCGTTGCCGAACTCAACGATTACGTCCGCGAAGAAATGATGGAGGCCCTGCCCGCCGATGCGGTGGCGCAGATTGCCGAGCAGCTGGAAACCGACGACGCCGTCCAGTTGATCGAGGATCTGGACGAAGTCGACCAGCAGGCCATTCTTGCCGAGTTGGAACCGGAAGACCGGATGGCGATCCAGTCGGCCCTGTCCTATCCGGAAGAAACCGCCGGCCGCCTGATGAACCGCGACTTTGTTGCGGTGCCGGAACACATCACCGTGGGCGATCTGATCGATTTCCTGCGCGAGGGGCGCGAATTGCCCGAAGATTTCTTCGAAGTCTTCGTCGTCGATCAGCGCCACCACCCGGTCGGGACCTGCAACCTGTCGTGGATCCTGCGCACGCCGCGCAACATCTCGCTGGGCGACGTGATGAAGCGCGACCAGACGCTGATCCCGGCCATGCTCGACCAGGAAGAGGTCGCGCTGATGTTCCAGAAATATGGCCTCATCAGCGCCGCCGTGGTGGACGAAGACGGGCGCCTCGTGGGCCAGATGACCGTCGACGATATCGTGCACATCATCGCGGAAGAAGCGGGCGAGGATGCCCTGCTGATGTCCGGTGCCGGCGAAGGCGACATCAACGAGCCGATCCGCGAAGCATATTCCAGCCGTGTGCGCTGGCTGGTGGCAAATCTGGGTACGGCGCTGGTGGCCAGCCTGATCATTGCAGCCTTCGGGTCGGCCATCGAAAAGCTTGTCGCACTGGCAGTACTCATGCCCATCGTCGCCAGCATCGGCGGCAATGCCGGCACTCAGACGATGGCCGTCACCGTACGCGCCATCGCCATGAACCAGCTGACGCGCTCCAACACCGGCCGCATCTTGATGCGCGAATTCCGCGTGGCCATGCTCAATGGAGCAACGATCGCGGTGCTGATCGGTGCAGCAACGGCAGTGATTTTCACTCCTTTGCTCGGCGCAGTCATCGCGCTTGCCATGATCATCAATGTCGCGATTGCCGGTCTGGCCGGCGTGCTTGTGCCCGTGGCGTTCGACCGGCTGGACCAGGACCCTGCAGTCGCCAGCAGCGTCTTCGTGACCATGATTACCGATTCGATGGGCTTCTTCGCATTCCTCGGCCTGGCGGTGGTGATGGGGGTTGTTTGA
- a CDS encoding peptidylprolyl isomerase, translating to MADKLTFTLDTGNGEGGDVVIKLRSDLAPGHVERISELAKDGFYDGVIFHRVIAGFMAQGGDPTGTGMGGSEKPDLKAEFNSEPHTRGTCSMARSQMPDSANSQFFICFDDAELLDGQYTVWGQVESGMEHVDALPKGEPPREPGKIVKATVS from the coding sequence ATGGCCGACAAACTGACCTTCACCCTCGACACCGGTAACGGAGAAGGCGGCGATGTCGTCATCAAGCTGCGTTCCGATCTGGCACCCGGCCATGTCGAACGTATCAGCGAGCTGGCGAAAGACGGCTTTTACGACGGCGTGATTTTCCACCGCGTTATCGCAGGCTTCATGGCGCAGGGCGGCGATCCGACCGGTACCGGCATGGGCGGTAGCGAAAAGCCCGACCTCAAGGCTGAATTCAACAGCGAACCGCACACGCGCGGAACTTGCTCGATGGCTCGCAGCCAGATGCCCGACAGCGCCAACAGCCAGTTCTTCATCTGCTTCGACGACGCCGAACTCCTCGACGGCCAGTACACTGTCTGGGGCCAGGTCGAGAGCGGCATGGAGCACGTCGACGCACTGCCCAAGGGCGAACCGCCGCGTGAGCCGGGCAAGATCGTGAAGGCGACCGTTTCGTAA
- the miaB gene encoding tRNA (N6-isopentenyl adenosine(37)-C2)-methylthiotransferase MiaB, with protein MKPTNSPKTYRVKSFGCQMNVYDGERMAEMLGEQGITPAPEGEEADLVVLNTCHIREKAAEKVYSDIGRLTKAGRKVGKEPLIAVAGCVAQAEGEEIMKRSPAVSMVVGPQAYHRLPEMLEKAVKGERATDTDMPAIAKFAALPERKRTNPASFLTVQEGCDKFCTYCVVPYTRGAEISRPYGDLVTEAKKLVDAGAKEITLLGQNVSAWSGENDTGHEVGLAGLIRDLAKVDGLARIRYTTSHPADMDDDLIAAHGEIDKLMPFLHLPVQAGSDRVLKAMNRSHTAESYLRLLERFTAARPDLALSGDFIVGFPGETDAEFEETLALVDEVKYAQAFSFKYSPRPGTPAATMDGQVAREVMDERLQRLQAALNRDQFAFNQATVGRTCEVLVERKGKLEGQWLGKSPWLQSVWFEGDAAIGDLVQAELLEAGPNSMAGMLRETVAV; from the coding sequence ATGAAACCGACCAATTCCCCCAAGACCTACAGGGTCAAGAGCTTCGGCTGCCAGATGAACGTCTATGATGGCGAGCGCATGGCTGAAATGCTGGGCGAGCAGGGCATTACGCCTGCGCCCGAGGGTGAAGAAGCCGATCTGGTCGTGCTCAACACCTGCCATATCCGCGAAAAGGCGGCCGAAAAGGTCTATTCCGACATCGGACGCCTGACCAAGGCCGGCCGGAAGGTCGGCAAGGAACCGCTGATTGCGGTCGCCGGCTGCGTTGCGCAGGCCGAAGGCGAGGAGATCATGAAGCGGTCGCCTGCGGTCAGCATGGTCGTGGGTCCGCAAGCCTATCACCGCCTCCCGGAAATGCTCGAAAAGGCAGTGAAGGGCGAACGGGCGACCGACACGGATATGCCTGCCATCGCCAAGTTTGCCGCCTTGCCCGAGCGCAAGCGGACCAATCCGGCAAGCTTTCTCACCGTGCAGGAAGGCTGCGACAAGTTCTGCACCTATTGCGTGGTGCCCTATACGCGCGGCGCGGAAATTTCGCGGCCCTATGGCGACCTCGTCACCGAAGCGAAGAAGCTGGTCGATGCAGGCGCAAAAGAGATCACCCTGCTCGGCCAGAATGTCTCGGCTTGGAGCGGTGAAAACGACACCGGTCATGAGGTCGGCCTTGCGGGCCTGATCCGCGATCTCGCAAAGGTCGATGGCCTCGCGCGCATTCGCTACACCACCAGCCACCCCGCCGACATGGACGATGATCTGATCGCTGCACATGGCGAGATCGACAAGCTCATGCCGTTCCTCCACCTGCCGGTGCAGGCGGGCAGCGACCGGGTCCTCAAGGCCATGAACCGCAGTCACACGGCGGAAAGCTATCTCAGGCTGCTCGAACGGTTCACCGCTGCAAGGCCGGACCTTGCGCTGTCAGGCGACTTCATCGTCGGTTTCCCGGGCGAAACCGATGCCGAGTTCGAGGAAACCCTCGCGCTGGTGGACGAGGTCAAATACGCGCAGGCCTTCAGCTTCAAATACTCGCCGCGTCCCGGAACGCCTGCCGCCACGATGGACGGCCAGGTGGCAAGGGAAGTCATGGACGAGCGCCTTCAGCGCCTGCAGGCAGCACTTAATCGCGATCAATTCGCCTTCAATCAGGCGACTGTTGGCCGCACTTGCGAAGTGCTGGTCGAACGCAAGGGCAAGCTCGAGGGCCAATGGCTTGGCAAATCACCTTGGCTGCAATCGGTGTGGTTCGAAGGCGACGCGGCCATCGGTGATCTGGTGCAGGCTGAATTGCTCGAGGCAGGGCCCAATTCCATGGCCGGAATGTTGCGCGAGACCGTAGCAGTTTAA